TCATTGTTTCTAAGATAATTACATCTGCAAGTTGGTATTGTATGGAGTATTTGGTACGGTTGTTTATTTGTTCCTTTTACGTTATCCAATTTCATTTCATCTACTTGTAGATGATCAGGACCATCTCTTGTTCCTCCCACTAAAACTTCCATCGTTTAATatgaatttatctttttcgAATTTTGTGTAACTTACAAGTCTTTTAGTTTATTTCGAGATCGGCTAACAAATTGAGTTTTGACTGTGAATGGATTGCTTACAATATTGTCCTCCTTAAACCTAACTAAACGTACATCACATTTAAATTGCTCGAGATTGGGAGAAAGCAAAccattaaaatttgtttttaatataatattgaGTTCTGAAAACTCAGAACTCTGCATCACACTAATCTGTTCAATACTTCATACAACACAAGCAATGTCTCAAATTTTCcgaaaacaaaccaaaactaaaaccatCCTTGATTCACTCCAATAGACAAAAACCATGAGAttagaaaacaacaatgtagctcaacaaaaacaagagtGCAGAAGCTAAAAGGGTAAAGGTGAAGATGAATGGAACTTCAATTGGTAAATTTAAGAGCCTCAGTACCGGCGGAATCCACGGTCAGCGACTCGAGCAGACGGACACTCGTACGCCCTGTGTCCTCGGCCACCACAATTGTGACATATTATCATAGCACTAACGCCTTCTCTGTCTCTGCTCATTCTGCTCAAACCACCTCTTTGCATACCACCATCTCGAACCCTGCTTCCTCTGTCAGAGTAATTGCTGTCACCCTTTGGGCAGTGTCTAGCAACATGCCCCGAGATACTGCAGATGTTACAAACTGGATCGTTCCTGCAATCGCGAGCTATGTGACCTGAAGTCCTGCAGTTCTTGCACGCCTTGTCATTTGTGCAGTCAGCGGCAAGATGTCCCTGTTTGAAGCAGTTGTTGCAGAGCCTTAAGTCTCCTGCACGAGAATCCGAATTAGAGCAGTCTCTGGCTCGATGTCCAGATTTACCACAGGAGTGGCAGATTCCTTCGTTTGAACAGTTTGAGGCTACGTGGCCCGGTTCTCTACAGTTCCAACAACGTGATTCCGCAGTGCATTCTGCTGCAATGTGCCTGCAGAGAGAGTTTAAAAACATAACTCAAAAGCATATAAACAGAGGAAATTCACGAATCAATTTAGGGAGGACATATATACCCTGGAAGACCACAGTTGTTACAGACGGAAACATTAGAACAGTCTCTTGCAAAGTGACCAGGTCGCTTGCAGTTGTTGCAGAGATTTCCTTGGctgaacaaaatcaaaaagttgTGACAATTTTGTCACGACATTGAAACGAATCGATACAAAAAGTATGTATGTAAGCAAACAGTTGAACTTAAACCAACCTAACACTATTAGttcaatcaaataaataattgaagaCGAACACTGAAATTAACCCTGATCCTCCTCTAACCACACCATCTTGATAAAGagtagaagagagaaaaaggttGGAGAGAGGAAAAGTTGTTTAGTATGTCTAAGTCATAATCAAGGAAGACACTCGATTAGCATCTATGTTGGCTATAAGCATAGGATTGTGGCTATATTGCCAGCTCGGCTTAGGATTATAGCTAACCTCTATGTCAGTTAGTCTGAGAAGGTTACAACGAAGAGAGCCATAAGGAGAGATGGATTTGTTACGGTAACTACTGGAGAAAGGGTCAagacataaaaaaagaaagacctGAAGGCACGACGTGGCTCCCTCTCCCTTCTAGAAGGAGCATCATGGTAAGAAACTCGTTCAGATCTCATTCTCCTGTCTCTCGGACTCCGACTACGAAACCGATCCCGACTACGACTTCTACTTCGACTTCTGCTTCTGCTCATTGAACTCATTCCCCTCCCTCAAAAAATTCACATCAAACACCTGCCAACATCAACCACACACACCAACAACATTACCTCCTTCATACTCCCATACATCAATTCTTCAACACAAATCTCCA
This sequence is a window from Arabidopsis thaliana chromosome 1 sequence. Protein-coding genes within it:
- a CDS encoding zinc knuckle (CCHC-type) family protein (zinc knuckle (CCHC-type) family protein; FUNCTIONS IN: zinc ion binding, nucleic acid binding; INVOLVED IN: biological_process unknown; LOCATED IN: chloroplast; EXPRESSED IN: 23 plant structures; EXPRESSED DURING: 15 growth stages; CONTAINS InterPro DOMAIN/s: Zinc finger, CCHC-type (InterPro:IPR001878), Zinc finger, CCHC retroviral-type (InterPro:IPR013084); BEST Arabidopsis thaliana protein match is: cold shock domain protein 1 (TAIR:AT4G36020.1); Has 19425 Blast hits to 13089 proteins in 377 species: Archae - 0; Bacteria - 14; Metazoa - 2237; Fungi - 1342; Plants - 858; Viruses - 14254; Other Eukaryotes - 720 (source: NCBI BLink).), whose amino-acid sequence is MSSMSRSRSRSRSRSRDRFRSRSPRDRRMRSERVSYHDAPSRREREPRRAFSQGNLCNNCKRPGHFARDCSNVSVCNNCGLPGHIAAECTAESRCWNCREPGHVASNCSNEGICHSCGKSGHRARDCSNSDSRAGDLRLCNNCFKQGHLAADCTNDKACKNCRTSGHIARDCRNDPVCNICSISGHVARHCPKGDSNYSDRGSRVRDGGMQRGGLSRMSRDREGVSAMIICHNCGGRGHRAYECPSARVADRGFRRY